In Synechococcus sp. CB0101, a genomic segment contains:
- a CDS encoding HAD-IA family hydrolase: MAAELAALLWDVDGTLAETELDGHRRAFNRAFADAGLPWHWDVPAYQRLVRISGGRERIAAFLTQVDGVAPAPERVEQLQAAKQRHYNDLVAQGALQLRPGVERMIRSAAAAGLVQAIVTTSGRTAVQALLDRLLPDHAACFALWVCGEDVPRKKPDPAAYARALSLLDLPAAGVIALEDSGNGVAAATGAGLTTLVTRSGASATEAPEAFAAAAVELDHLGEPHQFLTVQRGPACPQGWITLSYLQQLLAA, encoded by the coding sequence ATGGCGGCGGAGCTGGCGGCGCTGCTCTGGGATGTGGACGGCACCCTCGCCGAAACCGAGCTGGATGGCCATCGCCGCGCGTTCAATCGCGCCTTTGCCGATGCCGGCCTGCCTTGGCACTGGGATGTGCCCGCGTATCAGCGTTTGGTTCGGATCAGTGGCGGCCGCGAGCGCATCGCTGCGTTTCTGACCCAGGTGGATGGGGTCGCTCCAGCCCCAGAGCGGGTGGAGCAGCTGCAGGCGGCGAAGCAGCGCCACTACAACGACCTGGTGGCGCAGGGCGCGCTGCAGCTGCGCCCCGGGGTGGAGCGCATGATTCGTAGCGCTGCGGCAGCGGGCCTGGTTCAGGCCATCGTCACCACCAGCGGCCGCACGGCCGTGCAGGCGCTGCTGGATCGGTTATTGCCGGATCACGCCGCTTGTTTTGCCCTGTGGGTGTGCGGGGAGGATGTGCCGCGCAAAAAGCCCGATCCGGCGGCCTATGCCCGAGCCCTTTCCCTGCTGGATCTGCCTGCGGCTGGTGTGATCGCCCTGGAGGATTCCGGCAATGGTGTGGCGGCTGCCACCGGTGCCGGCCTCACCACCCTGGTGACCCGCAGCGGCGCCAGTGCCACCGAAGCCCCTGAGGCGTTTGCGGCAGCGGCGGTGGAGCTGGATCACCTCGGTGAGCCGCACCAGTTCCTCACGGTGCAACGCGGACCGGCTTGCCCCCAGGGCTGGATCACGCTCTCCTATCTGCAGCAGCTGCTGGCCGCCTGA
- a CDS encoding DUF565 domain-containing protein: protein MTLPLQRTRFDGVQRRAGELLFGGFRGSWRRRSLAVLALLLGFYAGENITALWLERVGQRPVVVLMLVVLLEVLVRLRTRLVGERPGLGWIVTDNLRLGVVYAVVLEAFKLGS, encoded by the coding sequence ATGACGCTTCCGCTCCAGCGCACTCGCTTTGATGGCGTGCAACGCCGAGCGGGCGAGCTGCTGTTCGGTGGATTTCGGGGCAGCTGGCGCCGCCGCAGCTTGGCGGTGCTGGCGCTGCTGTTGGGGTTCTATGCCGGCGAGAACATCACAGCGCTTTGGTTGGAGCGGGTGGGCCAGCGGCCCGTTGTGGTGCTGATGCTGGTGGTGCTGTTGGAAGTGCTTGTGCGGCTGCGCACCCGCCTGGTGGGGGAGCGGCCCGGTCTGGGTTGGATCGTGACCGACAACCTGCGCCTGGGCGTGGTCTATGCCGTGGTGCTGGAAGCGTTCAAGCTCGGTTCATGA
- the rpmF gene encoding 50S ribosomal protein L32 produces the protein MAVPKKKTSKGKRNQRHATWKGKAAIAAQKALSIGKAVLSGRAQGFVYPVAEDETEQG, from the coding sequence ATGGCTGTTCCCAAGAAGAAAACGTCCAAGGGCAAGCGCAACCAGCGCCATGCCACCTGGAAGGGCAAGGCTGCCATTGCCGCCCAAAAGGCTCTCTCGATCGGTAAGGCCGTGCTGAGCGGTCGCGCTCAGGGCTTCGTCTACCCCGTGGCCGAAGACGAAACCGAGCAGGGCTGA
- the ftsH gene encoding ATP-dependent zinc metalloprotease FtsH, which yields MSSSVSSDLPVDLGLARAPQPSYTQLLQQLRAGSVKELLLSPGQRQVKVTYTDGKQVTVPVFSNDQVLLRTAQDARVPLTVRDERQDQATASLVSNGLLLLLLFGGLALLLRRSAQVANRAMGFGRSKARMVQSEAAVPVRFEDVAGIQEAKEELQEVVAFLKEPERFTAVGARIPKGVLLVGPPGTGKTLLAKAIAGEAGVPFFSMAASEFVELFVGVGASRVRDLFRQAKEKAPCIVFIDEIDAVGRQRGAGIGGGNDEREQTLNQLLTEMDGFADNSGVILLAATNRPDVLDTALMRPGRFDRRIHVDLPDRRGREAILAVHARSRPLDPEVSLADWASRTPGFSGADLSNLLNEAAILTARRERSCIDDSAMGDALERITMGLTAAPLQDSAKKRLIAYHEIGHALLTTLLPAADRLDKVTLLPRAGGVGGFARTMPDEDVLDSGLISKAYLQARLVVAMGGRAAELVVFGPSEVTQGAAGDLEMVSRIGREMVTRYGFSSLGPVSLEGEGHEVFLGRDWLRSDPHYSQETGNRIDAQVQRLARASLDQAVALLTPRRALMDELVELLIQRETIDGAEFTALVERHEQQPSPAAAL from the coding sequence GTGAGCAGCAGCGTTTCTTCTGATCTGCCGGTTGATCTGGGCCTGGCGCGCGCTCCGCAGCCCAGCTACACCCAGCTGCTCCAACAGTTGCGTGCTGGATCGGTGAAGGAGTTGCTCCTCTCCCCTGGCCAGCGGCAGGTGAAGGTCACCTACACCGATGGCAAACAGGTCACCGTGCCGGTGTTCAGCAACGACCAGGTGTTGTTGCGCACGGCTCAGGATGCGCGGGTGCCTCTCACGGTGCGGGATGAGCGTCAAGACCAGGCGACGGCCAGCCTGGTGTCGAACGGGTTGCTGCTGTTGCTCCTCTTCGGGGGCCTGGCGTTGCTGCTGCGGCGTTCGGCCCAGGTGGCCAATCGGGCGATGGGCTTCGGTCGCAGCAAGGCGCGCATGGTGCAAAGCGAAGCGGCGGTGCCGGTGCGCTTTGAAGATGTGGCCGGTATTCAGGAAGCCAAGGAAGAGCTGCAGGAGGTGGTGGCCTTCCTGAAGGAGCCGGAGCGCTTCACGGCTGTGGGGGCGCGGATTCCGAAAGGGGTGCTGCTGGTGGGCCCGCCGGGCACCGGCAAAACCCTGTTGGCCAAGGCGATTGCCGGAGAAGCAGGGGTGCCCTTCTTCTCGATGGCGGCTTCGGAGTTTGTGGAGTTGTTTGTGGGGGTTGGGGCCAGCCGCGTGCGCGATCTGTTCCGCCAGGCCAAAGAGAAAGCCCCCTGCATCGTGTTCATCGATGAAATCGATGCGGTGGGCCGCCAGCGCGGCGCCGGCATCGGTGGTGGCAACGACGAACGGGAGCAGACCCTCAACCAGCTGCTCACCGAGATGGATGGCTTCGCCGACAACTCCGGCGTGATTCTCTTGGCGGCCACCAATCGCCCCGATGTGCTGGATACGGCCTTGATGCGTCCCGGGCGCTTTGATCGCCGCATTCACGTGGATCTGCCCGATCGCCGCGGGCGCGAGGCGATCCTGGCGGTTCATGCCCGCAGCAGGCCCCTCGATCCTGAGGTGTCGTTGGCGGATTGGGCCAGCCGCACGCCCGGTTTCTCCGGCGCTGATCTCTCCAATCTGCTCAACGAAGCCGCGATCCTCACGGCCCGGCGGGAGCGCAGCTGCATCGATGACAGCGCCATGGGTGATGCCCTCGAGCGCATCACCATGGGCCTCACCGCCGCCCCTTTGCAGGACAGCGCCAAGAAGCGGTTGATCGCGTATCACGAGATCGGCCATGCCCTGCTCACCACGCTGTTGCCCGCCGCGGATCGGCTCGACAAGGTCACCCTGTTGCCCCGCGCGGGTGGTGTGGGGGGCTTCGCCCGCACCATGCCTGATGAGGATGTGCTCGATTCAGGCCTGATCAGTAAGGCCTACCTCCAGGCCCGCCTGGTGGTGGCCATGGGCGGCCGGGCCGCGGAGCTCGTGGTCTTCGGCCCCAGTGAGGTCACCCAAGGAGCGGCTGGCGATCTGGAGATGGTGAGCCGCATCGGCCGTGAGATGGTCACGCGCTATGGCTTCTCCTCGCTGGGGCCCGTGTCGCTGGAGGGGGAGGGCCACGAGGTGTTTCTCGGTCGTGATTGGTTGCGCTCGGATCCCCATTACTCCCAGGAAACGGGCAACCGCATCGATGCTCAGGTGCAGCGGCTGGCCCGCGCTTCCCTCGATCAGGCCGTGGCCCTGCTCACGCCCCGCCGCGCGCTGATGGATGAGCTCGTGGAGCTGTTGATTCAGCGCGAAACCATCGATGGCGCTGAGTTCACAGCCCTGGTGGAGCGCCATGAGCAGCAGCCCAGCCCCGCAGCTGCGCTCTGA
- a CDS encoding cupin, whose translation MTQAPERKRHDPASASKALLFDYRQAANPVRPGLTDPIPYRSWGPELHQQGPSGIVPLDLSPELGVMGPATSPGLAAHFIRIEAGEGVRAAAAATSSLFFVLSGSGVCHHRATETSATATGEIAWQQGDLFVLPAGGTPLLEASSTSVLYWVHDAPLLSYLGAAPTSARFEPTHYSAAWLQSELLALANQPGSQNSNRISLLLANRDLPSTRTVTHVLWAMYGIVPAGATQAPHRHQSVALDLIIDCSPGVYTLVGTELNDDGSIRHPRRIDWQSGGAFITPPGHWHSHVNESGAAAWLLPIQDAGLQTYLRSLDIRFA comes from the coding sequence ATGACCCAGGCACCCGAACGCAAGCGTCACGACCCGGCGTCCGCCAGTAAGGCCCTGCTGTTCGACTACCGGCAGGCCGCCAACCCGGTGCGACCGGGCCTGACGGATCCGATTCCGTACCGCTCTTGGGGACCTGAACTGCACCAACAGGGCCCGAGCGGCATTGTGCCCCTGGATCTCAGCCCTGAACTCGGGGTGATGGGCCCGGCCACCAGCCCTGGCCTGGCGGCCCATTTCATCCGCATCGAGGCGGGCGAGGGTGTTCGCGCCGCGGCGGCCGCCACCAGTTCCCTCTTCTTCGTGCTCTCCGGCAGCGGTGTGTGCCACCACCGCGCCACCGAAACGAGCGCTACGGCCACGGGCGAGATCGCCTGGCAGCAGGGCGATCTATTTGTCTTGCCCGCCGGTGGCACGCCCCTGCTGGAGGCCAGCAGCACCAGCGTTCTTTATTGGGTGCACGACGCACCCCTGCTCAGCTACCTGGGGGCAGCACCCACATCAGCGCGCTTCGAGCCGACCCACTACAGCGCCGCCTGGCTGCAAAGCGAACTGCTGGCCCTGGCCAACCAGCCGGGTTCCCAGAACAGCAACCGCATCAGCCTGCTGCTGGCCAATCGCGACCTGCCGAGCACACGCACGGTGACCCATGTGCTCTGGGCGATGTACGGGATCGTGCCGGCTGGCGCCACCCAGGCCCCCCATCGCCATCAATCGGTGGCGCTGGATCTGATCATTGATTGCAGCCCTGGGGTGTACACCCTGGTGGGCACCGAGCTCAACGATGACGGCAGCATCCGCCATCCGCGGCGCATCGATTGGCAGTCGGGTGGAGCCTTCATCACGCCTCCCGGTCACTGGCACTCCCACGTGAATGAAAGCGGCGCAGCGGCTTGGTTGCTGCCGATCCAAGACGCCGGCCTGCAGACCTACCTGCGCAGCCTCGATATCCGCTTCGCCTGA
- a CDS encoding MoaD/ThiS family protein, which translates to MAVQVLIPTPLQKFTNDEASVELDATSVDALVDALDSRYPGLKGRLCDEAGKLRRFLNVYVNSEDIRFLDNQATALKDGDEVSIVPAVAGG; encoded by the coding sequence ATGGCCGTTCAGGTTCTGATCCCCACCCCCCTTCAGAAGTTCACCAACGACGAAGCCAGCGTTGAGCTGGACGCCACCAGCGTGGACGCCCTGGTGGATGCCCTCGACAGCCGCTATCCCGGCCTGAAAGGTCGCCTGTGTGATGAAGCCGGCAAGCTGCGCCGCTTCCTCAACGTGTACGTGAACAGCGAGGACATCCGCTTCCTCGACAACCAGGCCACCGCCCTCAAGGACGGTGATGAAGTGAGCATCGTGCCTGCCGTAGCAGGCGGCTGA
- the thrC gene encoding threonine synthase has product MHLNGVIVTATLSRSTLGPTFTGLKCKECGQPYEAGARHVCEDVCFGPLEVVYDYEAIKSRVSRATIEAGPASIWRYREFLPIEGDPIDVGTGFTPLLKANNLAKRLGLKSLYIKNDGVNMPTLSFKDRVVSVALTRARELGFKTVSCASTGNLANSTAAIAAHAGLDCCVFIPSDLELGKVLGTLIYNPTLMAVKGNYDQVNRLCSEVANTYGWGFVNINLRPYYSEGSKTLGYEVIEQLGWELPDHIVAPLASGSLFTKIRKGFDEFIKCGLVDEKAVRFSGAQAEGCNPIATAFREGRDFITPVKPSTIAKSIAIGNPADGPYAIDIANRTGGNIADVTDAEIIDGIKLLAETEGVFTETAGGTTIAVLKKLVEQGKINPEERTVAYITGNGLKTTEAVVDHIGQPYTIEAQLDSFNAAWKQAQAGHGQA; this is encoded by the coding sequence ATGCACCTCAACGGTGTGATCGTGACGGCCACCCTTTCCCGCTCCACCCTCGGCCCCACCTTCACCGGGCTGAAGTGCAAGGAATGCGGCCAGCCCTACGAGGCCGGCGCCCGTCACGTCTGTGAAGACGTCTGCTTCGGACCACTGGAAGTGGTCTACGACTACGAAGCGATCAAAAGCCGTGTCAGCCGCGCCACGATCGAAGCCGGTCCCGCTTCGATCTGGCGCTACCGCGAATTTCTGCCGATCGAGGGCGACCCGATTGATGTGGGCACCGGCTTCACGCCGCTGCTCAAGGCCAACAACCTGGCCAAGCGCCTGGGTTTGAAGAGCCTCTACATCAAGAACGACGGCGTGAACATGCCGACGCTCTCGTTCAAAGATCGTGTGGTGAGCGTGGCCCTAACCCGCGCCCGCGAACTGGGCTTCAAAACGGTGAGCTGCGCCTCCACCGGCAACCTGGCCAACTCCACCGCCGCCATCGCCGCCCACGCCGGCCTCGATTGCTGTGTGTTCATCCCCAGCGATCTGGAGCTGGGCAAGGTGCTCGGCACCTTGATCTACAACCCCACCCTGATGGCGGTGAAGGGCAACTACGACCAGGTGAATCGCCTCTGTTCGGAAGTGGCCAACACTTATGGCTGGGGCTTCGTGAACATCAACCTGCGCCCCTACTACTCCGAGGGCTCCAAGACCCTCGGCTACGAGGTGATCGAGCAGCTGGGCTGGGAACTGCCCGACCACATTGTGGCGCCCCTGGCCTCCGGCTCCCTGTTCACCAAGATCCGCAAGGGCTTTGATGAATTCATCAAGTGCGGCCTGGTGGACGAGAAGGCCGTGCGCTTCAGCGGCGCCCAGGCCGAAGGCTGCAACCCCATCGCCACCGCCTTCCGCGAAGGCCGCGACTTCATCACCCCGGTGAAGCCCAGCACCATCGCCAAGTCGATCGCGATCGGCAACCCCGCCGATGGCCCCTACGCCATCGACATCGCCAACCGCACCGGCGGCAACATCGCCGATGTGACCGACGCCGAGATCATCGACGGCATCAAGCTCCTGGCGGAAACCGAGGGCGTGTTCACTGAAACCGCCGGCGGCACCACCATCGCCGTGCTCAAGAAGCTGGTGGAGCAGGGCAAGATCAACCCTGAGGAGCGCACCGTGGCTTACATCACCGGCAACGGTCTGAAGACCACCGAGGCCGTGGTCGATCACATCGGCCAGCCCTACACGATCGAAGCCCAGCTCGACAGCTTCAACGCTGCCTGGAAGCAAGCCCAGGCCGGTCACGGCCAGGCCTGA
- a CDS encoding UPF0182 family protein produces MRLSVNALKRGLRWLGWLAIALGLVVLLPRLVIEAQWFAQFQSQSVVLRRWLLQLLAFALVFGLGVPLQLQQLQRCWRLRQQASRKTLPSAPLVPLAPPLLLSLLGALLLLLAGGLTYLMVQASDLIAAPFSGDVITGIPVLADLPPWLFLGLAAALLPLLLIWPYTSLRVALAAALAGSATAVARGWSLWLPALLAVPFGERDPLTGFDLSFTVLRLPALHLLVSVVLVQGLVGLAGCLWLTFSEGDSLSELRFPGLSREQQRVLQPQLAVLALMGALSNALAPFDLMLHGSGVAAGAGFVDLHVRLPLRLLLALLLLITGLGLLVPIPRRWLRRGALLPLLSTTLLVPFVEWVVAPVVQRIWVQPRELALETPYLQRTIAATRRAFGLEAVREVDLTPRQQLTPADLKAAPGTLANVRLWDSGPLLEANRQLQQLRLYYRFPSAAVDRYPLNADPERQGKQQVLIAARELDTSALAKNSRTWLNRHLVFTHGYGFTVSTVNASGPDGLPLYFVKDLGRSGKVQGIPQLGISDAQAQRALPVGRPKLYFASDRAPYAIAPTQVREFDYPEGDLNVYSHYDGLAGVPIHGPLDRVMAALYLWEPRLLFTGSLTADSRLLMRRQVNERLTALAPFLRFESKPYLVTARVNNVPGFQNDHHQYWLLDGFTVSRSYPYSDPNPSGIRYFRNPVKAVVDAYNGHVWLYVSDPTDPVLRTWKRAFPDLFKPLSAMPPELLAHIQVPQSQFQVQAERLLRYHVTDVRTFYNGDDVWAIPQEIYGDSTAPVRPYHVTMQLPGETRPEFVLLLPFTPLRRANMVGWLAARNDTPNYGELLLARFPQQRLLLGPQQVSALIEQDPAISYQFGLWNRDGSKLIRGNLLVMPVGKGLLYVEPIYLQSNNNGLPTLVRVVVTDGRRFVMERNLDAALQELVAAQPRPLPQALTLPDPAAALPLP; encoded by the coding sequence TTGCGGCTTTCCGTTAACGCCCTCAAACGGGGTTTGCGCTGGCTGGGCTGGCTGGCCATCGCACTGGGGTTGGTGGTGCTGCTGCCGCGGCTGGTGATCGAAGCCCAGTGGTTTGCGCAGTTCCAGAGCCAGTCGGTGGTGTTGCGCCGCTGGCTGTTGCAGCTGCTCGCCTTCGCCCTGGTGTTTGGTCTGGGTGTGCCGCTGCAGTTACAGCAGCTGCAGCGCTGTTGGCGGTTGCGTCAGCAGGCCTCCCGCAAGACCCTGCCCAGCGCTCCGCTGGTGCCCCTCGCTCCGCCGCTGCTGTTGTCGCTGCTCGGGGCGCTGTTGCTGCTGCTGGCCGGCGGGCTCACCTACTTGATGGTGCAGGCCTCTGACCTGATCGCTGCTCCCTTCAGCGGTGATGTGATCACCGGTATTCCGGTTCTGGCCGACCTCCCCCCCTGGCTGTTTCTGGGGTTGGCGGCGGCCTTGCTGCCCTTGCTGCTGATCTGGCCCTACACAAGCCTTCGGGTCGCGCTGGCGGCAGCCCTGGCCGGCTCGGCCACGGCGGTGGCCCGCGGCTGGAGCCTCTGGCTGCCCGCTCTTTTGGCGGTGCCATTCGGCGAGCGGGATCCCCTCACGGGCTTTGATCTGAGTTTCACCGTGCTGCGCCTGCCGGCCCTGCATCTGTTGGTGAGTGTGGTGTTGGTGCAGGGCCTGGTGGGGCTGGCCGGATGCCTCTGGCTCACCTTCAGCGAGGGCGACAGCCTCTCGGAATTGCGCTTTCCAGGCTTGAGCCGTGAGCAGCAGCGGGTGTTGCAACCGCAGTTGGCGGTGCTGGCCCTGATGGGGGCCCTCAGCAACGCCCTGGCGCCCTTCGATTTGATGCTGCACGGCAGCGGTGTGGCGGCTGGTGCCGGCTTCGTGGATCTGCATGTGCGGCTGCCGCTGCGCCTGCTGCTGGCACTTCTGCTGCTGATCACCGGCCTTGGCCTGCTGGTGCCGATCCCGCGCCGCTGGCTGCGGCGTGGTGCGCTGCTGCCGTTGCTCTCCACCACCTTGCTGGTGCCCTTTGTGGAGTGGGTGGTGGCGCCTGTGGTGCAGCGCATCTGGGTGCAGCCGCGGGAGCTGGCCCTGGAAACCCCCTATCTGCAGCGCACGATTGCTGCCACGCGCCGTGCCTTCGGGCTTGAGGCCGTGCGGGAGGTGGACCTCACACCCCGCCAACAGCTCACCCCGGCGGACCTCAAGGCGGCGCCTGGCACCTTGGCGAACGTGCGCCTGTGGGATAGCGGACCTCTGCTGGAGGCCAACCGGCAGTTGCAGCAGCTGCGCCTTTACTACCGCTTCCCCTCGGCGGCGGTGGATCGCTACCCGCTCAATGCCGATCCAGAACGCCAGGGCAAGCAGCAGGTGCTGATCGCGGCCCGGGAACTGGATACATCCGCCCTGGCCAAGAACTCCCGCACCTGGCTGAATCGCCACCTGGTGTTCACCCATGGCTACGGCTTCACCGTGTCCACGGTGAATGCCTCCGGGCCCGATGGGCTGCCGCTCTATTTCGTGAAAGACCTGGGCCGCAGCGGCAAGGTGCAGGGCATCCCCCAGCTGGGCATCAGCGATGCGCAGGCCCAGCGGGCCCTGCCGGTGGGTCGCCCCAAGCTCTATTTCGCTTCCGATCGCGCCCCGTACGCGATCGCGCCTACCCAGGTGCGTGAGTTCGATTACCCCGAGGGTGATCTGAACGTGTACTCCCACTACGACGGGCTGGCGGGGGTCCCGATCCATGGACCGCTGGATCGGGTGATGGCGGCGCTCTACCTCTGGGAGCCGCGGCTGCTGTTCACCGGCTCGCTCACGGCGGACTCGCGCCTGCTGATGCGCCGCCAGGTGAATGAACGGCTCACGGCCCTGGCCCCCTTCCTGCGCTTTGAGAGCAAGCCGTATCTGGTGACCGCCCGGGTGAACAACGTGCCGGGCTTCCAGAACGACCATCACCAGTACTGGTTGCTGGATGGCTTCACGGTGAGCCGCAGTTATCCCTACTCCGATCCCAATCCCAGCGGCATCCGTTATTTCCGTAATCCGGTGAAGGCGGTGGTGGATGCCTACAACGGCCACGTGTGGCTTTACGTGAGCGATCCCACCGATCCGGTGCTGCGCACCTGGAAGCGGGCCTTCCCGGATCTGTTCAAACCGTTGTCGGCGATGCCGCCGGAGCTGCTGGCCCACATTCAGGTGCCCCAGAGCCAGTTCCAGGTGCAGGCGGAGCGGCTGCTCCGCTACCACGTCACCGACGTGCGCACCTTCTACAACGGCGACGACGTGTGGGCGATACCCCAGGAGATCTACGGCGACAGCACCGCGCCGGTGCGCCCGTATCACGTGACGATGCAGCTCCCGGGCGAGACCCGGCCGGAATTCGTGCTGCTTCTGCCGTTCACACCCCTGCGCCGCGCCAACATGGTGGGGTGGCTGGCTGCCCGCAACGACACGCCGAATTACGGCGAGCTGCTGCTGGCGCGCTTCCCGCAGCAGCGGTTGCTGCTCGGTCCTCAGCAGGTGTCGGCCCTGATTGAGCAGGATCCGGCGATCAGCTACCAGTTCGGGCTGTGGAACCGGGACGGTTCGAAGCTGATCCGCGGCAACCTGCTGGTGATGCCGGTGGGCAAGGGTCTGCTCTACGTGGAACCGATCTACCTGCAGAGCAACAACAACGGCCTGCCCACGCTGGTGCGGGTGGTGGTCACCGATGGTCGCCGCTTCGTGATGGAGCGCAATCTCGATGCGGCCTTGCAGGAGCTGGTGGCAGCCCAGCCCCGGCCGCTGCCGCAGGCCCTCACGCTGCCCGATCCGGCGGCAGCGTTGCCGTTGCCCTGA
- the fba gene encoding class II fructose-bisphosphate aldolase (catalyzes the reversible aldol condensation of dihydroxyacetonephosphate and glyceraldehyde 3-phosphate in the Calvin cycle, glycolysis, and/or gluconeogenesis), whose translation MALVPLRLLLDHAAENGYGIPAFNVNNLEQVQSIMEAAYETDSPVILQASRGARQYAGENFLRHLILAAVETYPDIPVVMHQDHGNSPATCFGAAANGFTSVMMDGSLMADAKTPASYEYNVAVTKEVVDVAHAIGVSVEGELGCLGSLETGMGEAEDGHGFEGKLDHSQLLTDPAEAADFVAKTKVDALAIAIGTSHGAYKFTRKPTGEVLAISRIAEIHKAIPNTHLVMHGSSSVPQEWLDMINKYGGAIPETYGVPVEEIQEGIRNGVRKVNIDTDNRLAFTAAVREAAAKDPANFDPRHFNKPARAYMKQVCLDRYQQFWCAGNASKIKQRDINYYAGLYAKGELDPKTAVAA comes from the coding sequence ATGGCGCTCGTCCCGCTTCGGCTGCTGCTCGACCACGCCGCTGAAAACGGCTACGGCATCCCTGCTTTCAACGTGAACAACCTGGAGCAGGTGCAGTCGATCATGGAGGCGGCCTACGAGACCGACTCCCCGGTGATCCTGCAGGCCTCCCGCGGCGCCCGTCAGTACGCCGGTGAGAACTTCCTGCGCCACCTGATCCTGGCTGCTGTTGAGACCTATCCCGACATCCCGGTGGTGATGCACCAGGACCACGGCAACAGCCCCGCCACCTGCTTCGGTGCTGCCGCCAACGGCTTCACCTCGGTGATGATGGACGGCTCCCTGATGGCCGACGCCAAGACCCCCGCCAGCTACGAGTACAACGTGGCTGTCACCAAGGAAGTGGTGGATGTGGCCCACGCCATCGGCGTGAGCGTGGAAGGCGAACTGGGCTGCCTGGGCTCCCTGGAGACCGGCATGGGTGAGGCCGAGGACGGCCACGGTTTCGAGGGCAAGCTCGACCACAGCCAGCTGCTCACCGATCCCGCTGAGGCTGCCGACTTCGTCGCCAAGACCAAGGTTGATGCCCTGGCGATTGCCATCGGCACCAGCCACGGCGCTTACAAGTTCACCCGTAAGCCCACCGGCGAAGTGCTGGCCATCAGCCGCATCGCTGAAATCCACAAGGCCATCCCCAACACCCACCTGGTGATGCACGGCTCCTCCTCCGTGCCCCAGGAGTGGCTGGACATGATCAACAAGTACGGCGGTGCCATCCCCGAGACCTACGGCGTGCCTGTGGAAGAAATCCAGGAAGGCATCCGCAACGGTGTGCGCAAGGTGAACATCGACACCGACAACCGCCTCGCCTTCACCGCCGCTGTGCGTGAAGCCGCCGCCAAGGATCCTGCCAACTTCGATCCCCGCCACTTCAACAAGCCCGCCCGGGCCTACATGAAGCAGGTGTGCCTGGATCGTTACCAGCAGTTCTGGTGCGCCGGCAACGCCAGCAAGATCAAGCAGCGCGACATCAACTACTACGCCGGTCTCTACGCCAAGGGCGAACTCGACCCCAAGACCGCTGTGGCCGCCTGA
- a CDS encoding Gfo/Idh/MocA family protein, with protein MTAAPSSQRPLGVALVGLGFGEKVHLPALQDCPLTEPVALWHHRPERLEQACAATGLPGFNSFEALLADPRVDALVIATPPEPRFALAQAAIAAGKHLLLEKPVALEAPQIEELQRQALSAGVCVAVDFEYRAVPAFMQLAALLQQDAIGTPWLVKLDWLMGSRADASRPWNWYSQRAAGGGVLGSLGTHAFDTLHWLLGPARQVSCLRSMAIPHRPLTDGSGRLAAVDAEDIALLQLELETANGQPLPAQVSLASVTRPGRGYWIEVYGSEGSLVLGSSNQSDYVHGFQLWRSRAGGALEEIAPDPQLAFSHTWPDGRVAPVRRLIHWWAEAAQEGRPMRPGLSEAVHSQLICDRALQAADSGIRQPI; from the coding sequence GTGACGGCAGCCCCTTCTTCGCAGCGTCCCCTCGGTGTCGCCCTGGTGGGCCTCGGCTTCGGCGAAAAGGTTCACCTGCCGGCCCTGCAGGACTGCCCCCTCACCGAACCGGTGGCTCTCTGGCACCACAGGCCTGAGCGACTCGAACAGGCCTGCGCCGCCACGGGTTTACCAGGCTTCAACAGCTTTGAGGCGTTGCTGGCCGATCCCCGCGTCGACGCGTTGGTGATCGCCACCCCGCCCGAGCCGCGCTTCGCCCTGGCCCAGGCCGCCATCGCCGCCGGCAAGCATCTGCTGCTGGAGAAACCGGTGGCCCTGGAGGCCCCGCAGATCGAGGAGTTGCAACGCCAGGCCCTCAGCGCCGGCGTGTGTGTTGCGGTGGATTTCGAATACCGAGCCGTGCCGGCCTTCATGCAACTGGCAGCGCTGCTGCAGCAAGACGCCATCGGCACCCCCTGGCTGGTGAAGCTCGATTGGCTGATGGGCAGCCGCGCCGATGCCAGCCGCCCCTGGAATTGGTATTCCCAACGCGCAGCCGGTGGCGGCGTGCTGGGCTCCCTCGGCACCCACGCCTTCGACACGCTGCATTGGCTGCTTGGGCCGGCGCGGCAGGTGAGCTGCCTGCGCAGCATGGCCATCCCCCATCGCCCCCTGACCGATGGCAGTGGCCGCCTGGCGGCGGTGGACGCGGAAGACATCGCCCTGCTCCAGCTGGAGCTGGAAACCGCCAACGGCCAACCCCTGCCGGCCCAGGTGAGCCTGGCCTCCGTCACGCGTCCAGGGCGGGGCTACTGGATTGAGGTGTACGGCAGCGAGGGCAGCCTGGTGCTGGGCTCCAGCAACCAGAGCGATTACGTGCATGGCTTCCAGCTCTGGCGCTCACGCGCCGGCGGAGCGCTGGAGGAGATCGCGCCCGATCCGCAGCTGGCGTTCAGCCACACCTGGCCCGATGGCCGCGTCGCCCCGGTGCGGCGCCTGATCCACTGGTGGGCCGAAGCGGCACAGGAAGGCCGGCCGATGCGGCCGGGGCTATCGGAAGCCGTGCATAGCCAGCTGATCTGCGACCGAGCCCTGCAGGCAGCCGACAGCGGCATCCGCCAGCCGATTTAG